Within the Oreochromis niloticus isolate F11D_XX linkage group LG14, O_niloticus_UMD_NMBU, whole genome shotgun sequence genome, the region CTTTTCAGTATTTCAGTAATTTTATGTCTTAATGATCTCGTTTGCATTCCATAAATTATTGGATTCAAATTAGCAGGgacaacatgaaataaaacatatGCAATTTTCCTTAAGTCTGGGTAATTTGGGAAACGATGCAATATAATTGTTAAAAATCCTGACCAGAGCATGATCAGATAAAGAACAAGGTGGCTTGCACATGTTTGCAGTGCTCTGTTATTcaagtctttgtttttcttaatcCAGCAAATGAGAGCAATTCTAAAATAGGTGGCAGCTATGCTTGCAATTGAACTagtaaacagcagcacagtgaaAAAGAGTCCATAGATGTTGTTTATGGACACGTCCTCACAAGAAAGCTTGAATAGTGATGCGTTGTCACAATAAGCATTTTGTATAGTGGATCTGCAGCGGGACAGCCTCACAGTAAGACCTATTAATATAGACACAAGCACTACTGACACGCCCCAGGCAGCTGCGGACAGCCCAACCACAGTTCTGGTTGTCATAATGGAACTATATCTTAAGGGGTGGCATATCGCTACATATCTATCAATTGCCATAATGATGAGGATCATATGTGAAGCTGATCCAAATGTGTGACTTTGAAAAGCCTGAACCACACACTGTTTGTAGGTGATAAACCGTTCAGTTGCCAAGATGTGAGCCATCAGCTGAGGCAGCAGGACTGTGTTACCTATGAGATCATTGACAGACAGGTTACAAAACAGAAAGTACATTGGCTGGTGCAAACTCTTCTGAGAGATGATAAGCACAAGGACTCCAATGTTAGAAAAAAGCAGGGTGAAGTAAACAAAGAGCAGTAAGAAAAAGAGAGGATACGTTGACTCTGGAGAAATGTCAAAACCTTGGACCTCCAGAATATCAGttgaaactgttttgtttttttccattctcTTTACTTAATGGGAAACCtaaaagagaaaacattgaCAATGAAACATGATAAGTGTCCCAGTATGTTAAAGATGAATGCACATACTTATTACACTTTCTTTTCTCCCTGGAAAAAAcatcaataaaaatgaaatatgattaaaaatgcctcacaataacaaaaaaagaaaaacaaacacaaaattatattaaattgcacttttaaaaacacattaccTTTAACTGAAATATTCAGTAATCAAATTCTTCTCTTGCATAAAAaccatttttcattcattttcaaataTGGTGtgtaataacaacaacaggaaCTAAAATTGACACCATAAAACCTTCAACATAAACTAACGATAAAGGTACCAACATTTTAAAgtgaaaatgcagattttttgaaaaaaaatacaaaataaatgctCAACAAAACCTACAACAATGTGAAGTCACAGtgttttcagctgctgtttcaGCTGTTTTGTACCTTGGCTGTGGAGGAGGGAATCCCATCAGCAGCTACAGCTCAGTGACTTTTATCTTCACGGTGTAACATTTGATTTGAATTTACTGGCTTCTCCATTTCTGCTGCAGTTCTATATTTATCAAGGGCTCCTTATAGATTCCCACATGAATTAATATGGAGCTTGATATTTAATTCTTGTCTAGATGCATGGGTGTTAAGAATAAAAGCTCAAACTTTTCCTGCCATACCcttcaaaagaagaaaaaagttaacaagcacattttaaattattaacaagaatGAGGACCTTAAATAACGGTCAGTGTGTATTATCTGTAAAAATTGTACTTTTTTAACTTTTCACTTTATGTTTGTGACCTGCACGCCACCTGCGGTCCTTCCAGACACATGAACAAAGCAATGGGGTTTGGAAACAATGTGGACTTCTTCTATATGGATTTATCATTACCACCAAGTGTAACCAAGTGTTATAAACATATCTGCTGACACAGCTTAACACATTTAatcaaataacaaataaatgatACTTTTAAGTTAGGCCTGATATtatatcaaaatttaaaaaacaaaaatgaacaataaagtCAACAAAATTCACAAACAGAAGGTCATTTGTATCATTCTGACACTGGCATGAGTTTGTAAGTGATTATGTATAAGCAGATAATGGGGGCTCTGAGAAGGAACTATAAGTCATTTGCAATTGTATAATAAAAAATGCAAGGGTTGGTTTAAGGTGACTGATTGTGAGGTTGTAGAACCACATTGATTTCTCCCAGCTAATCAACAAAGATCAGATTGTGTGACAGATAGTTAAATTATTGTATCTGACCACAGTGTTTCCACATGTCAGTAATGGTCAGTaatctgtaatggtctggagcattTCAAGCTTCAGTGTTCTTTCACAATTagggaaaaatgtttttgttcttttttggcCCCTACCTAATCGCACACTTGTGGCCATaatatcaaaaaacaaacaaacaaagaaaaaaatgtatgcTCAAAAGTGACTCTAAATGTTGAGacaggtgtgtttgtgttggaatTCTAAAAATTAGTGAAATTTGTGGCATAGAAATGGCAGCACTGTATTTGATAATATGCAGAGTGATGGTTATAAAGTCTATAAAGTCTGctgggaggaaggacctgctaTAAAGTTCCTTTGTGCACCTatgatttatttagttttgactgAATTACATAAAAGAACAAAAGGACCCTGTGGCAAACTGGAGTCCAGGGTTTACCCTGCCTCTTTCCATGTATT harbors:
- the LOC100690139 gene encoding olfactory receptor 52N5-like; its protein translation is MEKNKTVSTDILEVQGFDISPESTYPLFFLLLFVYFTLLFSNIGVLVLIISQKSLHQPMYFLFCNLSVNDLIGNTVLLPQLMAHILATERFITYKQCVVQAFQSHTFGSASHMILLIGLTVRLSRCRSTIQNAYCDNASLFKLSCEDVSINNIYGLFFTVLLFTSSIASIAATYFRIALICWIKKNKDLNNRALQTCASHLVLYLIMLWSGFLTIILHRFPNYPDLRKIAYVLFHVVPANLNPIIYGMQTRSLRHKITEILKRKVTPS